Proteins encoded within one genomic window of Brassica rapa cultivar Chiifu-401-42 chromosome A09, CAAS_Brap_v3.01, whole genome shotgun sequence:
- the LOC108869623 gene encoding putative defensin-like protein 62: protein MDTTKASVTIFFVLVLMISFSSYCILAKPEIKKANYQCIKPCSRSYGNRICYNYCTDHHFAGGQCDVTRGGKLSQCCCYNYNIKDNTF, encoded by the exons atggATACTACAAAAGCATCAGTAACTATTTTCTTTGTATTAGTACTGATGATTTCATTCTCTAGCTACTGTATTTTGGCCAAGCCAG AAATCAAGAAAGCTAATTATCAATGTATTAAGCCGTGTTCGAGATCTTATGGAAATAGGATATGTTACAACTACTGCACAGATCACCACTTTGCTGGAGGACAATGTGATGTTACCAGAGGCGGGAAACTATCACAATGTTGTTGCTACAACTATAATATAAAAGATAatactttttga
- the LOC103837635 gene encoding NAD-dependent malic enzyme 1, mitochondrial, whose product MGIGNTLRLSSRMLHRRILYSSARSFTTTEGHRPTIVHKRSLDILHDPWFNKGTAFTMTERDRLDLRGLLPPSVMDSEQQIQRFMTDLKRLEEQARDGPSDPNALAKWRILNRLHDRNETMYYKVLIANIEEYAPIVYTPTVGLVCQNYSGLFRRPRGMYFSSEDRGEMMSMVYNWPAEQVDMIVVTDGSRILGLGDLGIHGIGISVGKLDLYVAAAGINPQRVLPVMIDVGTNNEKLLKDPLYLGLQQHRLENDEYIEVIDEFMEAVFTRWPHVIVQFEDFQSKWAFKLLQRYRNRYRMFNDDVQGTAGVAIAGLLGAVRAQGRPMLDFPKMKIVVAGAGSAGIGVLNTARKTMARMLGNTETAFESAQSQFWVVDAQGLITEGRDNIDPEAQPFARKTKEMERQGLKEGASLVEVVREVKPDVLLGLSAVGGLFSKEVLEAMKGSTSTRPAIFAMSNPTKNAECTAQEAFSILGDNIIFASGSPFKNVDLGNGHVGHCNQGNNMYLFPGIGLGVLLSGTPIVSDGMLQAAAECLAAYMSEEEVLKGIIYPPISRIRDITKRIAAAVIKEAIEEDLVGGYREMDARELKKLNEEELMAYVENNMWSPEYPTLVYKDD is encoded by the exons ATGGGCATAGGCAACACACTCCGGCTGAGTAGCCGTATGCTCCACCGGAGAATACTTTACTCATCCGCCAGATCTTTCACCACGACGGAAGGTCACCGTCCCACCATCGTCCACAAACGAAGCCTCGATATCCTCCACGACCCTTGGTTCAACAAG GGGACTGCATTCACGATGACGGAGCGAGATCGTCTCGATCTCAGGGGACTTCTTCCACCTAGTGTCATGGACTCTGAGCAGCAGATTCAGCGTTTCA TGACTGACCTGAAGAGGCTGGAGGAGCAAGCAAGAGATGGACCTTCTGATCCCAATGCTCTCGCTAAGTGGCGAATTCTCAATCGTTTGCATGACAGGAATGAGACTATGTACTATAAG GTTTTGATTGCGAATATTGAGGAGTATGCGCCAATAGTATACACGCCTACGGTTGGTCTTGTATGCCAGAACTACAGCGGGTTGTTTAGGAGGCCTAGAGGAATGTACTTTAGCTCTGAAGATCGTGGTGAAATGATGTCCATGGTTTACAACTGGCCTGCTGAACAG GTTGATATGATTGTTGTTACCGATGGAAGCCGGATTTTGGGTCTTGGAGATCTAGGGATTCATGGAATTGGAATTTCTGTTGGGAAGCTTGATTTATATGTTGCTGCAGCTGGAATCAATCCCCAACGG GTACTTCCTGTCATGATTGATGTTGGAACAAATAATGAGAAGCTACTCAAGGACCCCTTGT ACTTGGGTCTGCAACAACATCGTCTAGAGAATGACGAATATATTGAAGTAATCGATGAATTTATGGAGGCAGTGTTTACTAGGTGGCCACATGTTATTGTGCAG TTTGAGGATTTCCAGAGCAAGTGGGCTTTCAAATTACTGCAGAGGTATAGAAACCGCTACCGAATGTTTAACGATGATGTCCAG GGGACAGCAGGGGTTGCGATTGCTGGTCTTCTTGGAGCCGTTAGAGCACAGGGGCGGCCTATGCTTGATTTTCCAAAGATGAAGATCGTTGTTGCTGGCGCTGGAAG TGCGGGAATTGGTGTTCTAAATACTGCAAGGAAGACAATGGCACGGATGTTGGGAAATACTGAAACTGCGTTTGAAAGTGCACAAAGTCAATTTTGGGTGGTTGATGCTCAG GGCCTTATCACTGAAGGACGAGATAATATTGACCCAGAGGCTCAGCCATTTGCTAGGAAGACTAAAGAAATGGAGCGTCAAGGATTAAAAGAAGGAGCAAGTCTTGTTGAAGTG GTTCGAGAAGTTAAACCTGATGTGCTTCTGGGTTTGTCTGCAGTTGGAGGATTATTCTCAAAAGAG GTTTTGGAAGCCATGAAAGGTTCAACCTCGACCAGACCAGCTATTTTTGCAATGTCAAACCCCACCAAAAATG CTGAATGCACGGCTCAAGAGGCATTTTCTATATTAGGCGACAATATCATATTTGCGAGTGGAAGCCCATTCAAGAATGTGGATCTTG GGAATGGTCATGTAGGACACTGCAACCAGGGAAACAACATGTACCTATTTCCCGG TATTGGACTTGGCGTTCTTCTGTCTGGTACTCCCATTGTTTCTGATGGGATGCTTCAGGCTGCAGCTGAGTG CCTAGCAGCATACATGAGCGAGGAAGAAGTGCTAAAGGGGATTATATACCCTCCAATATCAAG GATAAGAGACATAACAAAAAGAATAGCGGCTGCCGTAATTAAGGAAGCTATTGAGGAAGATTTGGTTGGTGGATATAGGGAAATGGACGCTCGAGAGCTCAAAAAGCTTAATGAG GAGGAGCTGATGGCTTACGTCGAAAACAACATGTGGAGTCCAGAGTACCCGACTCTGGTCTACAAAGACGACTAA
- the LOC103837636 gene encoding nuclear transcription factor Y subunit B-7: MHVVTYHEKQEMTEESPEEDHESPEGAETNLGSSSLKNNNINNKEQDRFLPIANVGRIMKKVLPGNGKISKDAKETVQECVSEFISFVTGEASDKCQREKRKTINGDDIIWAITTLGFEDYVAPLKIYLGKYRETEGEKVNSPKQRHQQQQPQHNHHFQFQEQDHNNISCTSYISQHHPSPFLPADHQPFPNLPFSPKSLQNQFPQQNDNTDSMGQWSV, encoded by the coding sequence ATGCATGTTGTTACATATCACGAAAAACAAGAGATGACTGAGGAGAGCCCAGAGGAAGATCATGAATCTCCTGAAGGAGCCGAAACGAATCTAGGAAGCTCTTCTTTAAAGAACAACAACATCAACAATAAAGAACAAGATCGATTTCTTCCAATTGCTAATGTCGGAAGGATCATGAAAAAGGTTCTTCCCGGTAATGGTAAGATCTCGAAAGATGCCAAAGAAACCGTTCAAGAATGTGTATCAGAATTCATCAGCTTTGTTACCGGTGAAGCTTCTGATAAGTGTCaaagagagaagaggaaaaCCATCAATGGAGATGACATCATTTGGGCCATTACCACTTTAGGTTTCGAAGACTATGTGGCTCCATTAAAGATCTATCTCGGGAAATACCGAGAAACCGAAGGAGAGAAAGTCAACAGCCCAAAACAAagacatcaacaacaacaaccgcaGCATAATCATCattttcagtttcaagaacAAGACCATAACAACATTTCATGTACTAGTTACATCTCTCAGCATCATCCTTCTCCATTTTTGCCTGCAGATCATCAACCTTTTCCAAATCTCCCTTTCTCTCCTAAATCGTTGCAAAATCAGTTCCCGCAGCAGAATGATAACACTGATTCCATGGGACAGTGGTCAgtgtaa
- the LOC103837756 gene encoding cation/H(+) antiporter 15: protein MAEENSTSDTSIICYAPSMITTNGVWQGDNPLDFSLPLFVLQLTLVVLVTRFFVFVLKPFRQPRVISEILGGIVLGPSVLGRYDKFANTVFPQRSVMVLETMANVGLLYFLFLVGVEMDIMVVRKTGRRALTIAIGGMVLPFLIGAAFSFSMHRSDDHLGQGTYILFLGVALSVTAFPVLARILAELKLINTEIGRISMSAALVNDMFAWILLALAIALAESEKTSFASLWVMISSAAFIAACVFVVRPGISWIIRKTPEGENFSEFYICLILTGVMISGFITDSIGTHSVFGAFVFGLVIPNGPLGLTLIEKLEDFVSGLLLPLFFAISGLKTNIASIEGPATWITLMLVIVLACAGKVIGTVIVAFFHGMPVREGITIGLLLNTKGLVEMIVLNVGKDQKVLDDETFATMVLIALVMTGVITPIVTILYKPVRRSVSYKRRTIQQTKPDSELRVLVCVHTPRNVPTIINLLEASHATKRSPICIYVLHLVELTGRASAMLIVHSTRKSGRPALNRTQAQSDHIINAFENYEQHAAFVAVQPLTAISPYSTMHEDVCSLAEDKRVSFIIIPFHKQQTVDGGMEATNPAYRLVNQNLLGNSPCSVGILVDRGLNGATRLTSNTISLQVAVLFFGGPDDREALAYAWRMAEHPGISLSVLRFIPDEDVAEPASSTRNMNVDMKKQRLLDDEYINTFRAANAEHETILYVDKVVSNGEETVAAVRSMDSSHDLFIVGRGEGMLSPLTAGLTDWSECPELGAIGDLLASSDFAATVSVLVVQQYVGSSALEDDMDLPDSPVHSHEHPRETYGLQNPR from the exons atggccGAGGAAAACAGTACGTCGGACACCTCCATAATATGTTACGCGCCAAGCATGATTACCACCAATGGAGTTTGGCAAGGCGACAACCCTCTCGATTTCTCCCTGCCTCTCTTTGTTCTCCAGCTTACATTGGTCGTTCTCGTCACCCGTTTCTTTGTCTTTGTACTCAAACCATTTCGCCAACCTCGTGTCATCTCCGAGATCCTT GGGGGAATAGTGCTGGGGCCATCGGTGCTTGGGCGCTATGATAAATTCGCCAACACCGTGTTCCCTCAGAGAAGTGTGATGGTACTTGAAACAATGGCTAACGTTGGTTTACTTTACTTTTTGTTCCTGGTGGGCGTTGAGATGGACATTATGGTTGTACGCAAGACTGGGAGGCGAGCACTAACCATCGCTATTGGTGGTATGGTCTTACCATTCCTCATTGGTGCTGCTTTCTCTTTCTCCATGCACAGATCTGATGACCATTTGGGGCAAGGCACCTACATACTCTTCCTCGGTGTAGCTCTCTCCGTTACCGCCTTCCCCGTCCTTGCAAGGATTCTCGCTGAGCTCAAGCTCATCAACACCGAGATTGGTCGGATCTCCATGTCCGCAGCCTTGGTCAACGACATGTTTGCTTGGATTCTCCTGGCCCTAGCCATCGCGTTGGCCGAGAGCGAGAAAACTTCATTTGCCTCTCTTTGGGTTATGATCTCTAGTGCAGCTTTCATTGCCGCTTGCGTGTTTGTTGTTAGACCGGGCATTTCTTGGATCATACGCAAAACCCCTGAAGGCGAGAACTTTAGTGAGTTCTACATATGTCTCATCTTGACAGGAGTCATGATCTCCGGTTTCATTACTGATTCAATCGGAACACATTCAGTCTTTGGTGCTTTTGTATTTGGTCTCGTGATCCCCAACGGACCTCTTGGTCTCACCCTCATAGAGAAACTCGAAGATTTTGTCTCTGGACTTCTCCTACCTCTCTTCTTTGCAATAAGTGGTCTCAAGACTAATATAGCTTCCATCGAAGGTCCCGCCACTTGGATAACTCTGATGCTTGTTATCGTTCTAGCGTGTGCTGGAAAAGTCATTGGCACTGTCATCGTTGCGTTTTTCCACGGAATGCCGGTTCGTGAAGGGATAACTATTGGCTTGCTATTAAACACCAAAGGTCTTGTTGAAATGATCGTCCTTAACGTTGGCAAAGACCAAAAGGTTTTGGACGATGAAACTTTTGCCACGATGGTGCTTATAGCCTTAGTTATGACTGGAGTCATAACTCCTATTGTAACCATTCTTTACAAACCGGTGAGGCGTTCGGTTTCGTACAAGAGACGGACGATCCAACAGACAAAGCCGGACAGTGAGCTTCGAGTGCTGGTATGCGTCCATACGCCGCGTAACGTTCCAACTATAATAAACCTTCTCGAAGCTTCACATGCTACAAAGAGATCTCCAATTTGCATATACGTTCTCCATCTTGTCGAGCTCACGGGTAGAGCTTCTGCGATGCTGATCGTCCACAGCACTCGAAAATCAGGACGTCCAGCGCTTAACAGAACGCAAGCTCAATCAGATCACATCATTAACGCCTTCGAGAATTATGAACAGCATGCTGCCTTTGTTGCTGTCCAGCCCTTGACAGCTATTTCGCCTTACTCGACGATGCACGAGGACGTTTGCAGCTTGGCAGAGGACAAACGTGTCTCCTTTATAATCATACCGTTTCACAAACAACAAACGGTGGATGGAGGGATGGAAGCGACCAACCCGGCTTACCGTTTGGTTAACCAAAACCTACTCGGAAACTCGCCTTGCTCCGTTGGGATTCTCGTGGACAGAGGACTCAACGGCGCCACGAGATTGACCTCGAACACCATTTCTCTCCAAGTTGCCGTTCTGTTTTTTGGCGGTCCGGACGATAGAGAAGCCTTGGCTTATGCTTGGAGGATGGCTGAACATCCTGGCATTAGTTTATCTGTGCTGCGTTTTATCCCTGATGAAGATGTAGCGGAACCTGCTTCTTCCACTCGGAATATGAATGTGGACATGAAGAAGCAACGACTGCTTGATGATGAGTACATCAATACCTTCAGAGCAGCGAATGCCGAACACGAGACGATTCTTTACGTCGACAAAGTGGTTAGCAATGGAGAGGAGACGGTTGCTGCGGTGAGATCAATGGATAGTTCTCATGATCTGTTTATAGTTGGAAGAGGAGAAGGAATGTTGTCTCCTCTCACCGCTGGTTTAACTGATTGGAGTGAGTGCCCTGAGCTCGGTGCCATTGGAGATTTGCTTGCCTCTTCAGATTTTGCAGCCACTGTCTCGGTCCTTGTGGTTCAGCAGTATGTTGGGTCATCGGCACTAGAAGATGACATGGATTTGCCTGATAGTCCGGTACACTCACATGAACATCCAAGGGAAACATATGGTTTACAGAATCCACGGTAG
- the LOC103837634 gene encoding callose synthase 5, producing the protein MAQSSTSHDSGPQGLMRRPSRSAATTMSIEVFDHEVVPASLGTIAPILRVAAEIEHERPRVAYLCRFYAFEKAHRLDPSSSGRGVRQFKTLLFQRLERDNASSLASRVKKTDGREVESYYQQYYEHYVRALDQGDQADRAQLGKAYQTAGVLFEVLMAVNKSEKVEAVAPEIIAAARDVQEKNEIYAPYNILPLDSAGASQSVMQLEEVKAAVAALGNTRGLNWPSGFEQHKKKSGNLDLLDWLRAMFGFQRDNVRNQREHLVCLLADNHIRLTPRPEPLNKLDDRAVDAVKTKLFKNYKNWCKFLGRKHSLRLPQGAEDIQQRKILYMGLYLLIWGEAANIRFMPECLCYIFHNMAYELHGLLAGNVSIVTGENIKPSYGGDDEAFLRKVITPIYRVVEKEASKSANGKAAHSDWSNYDDLNEYFWSPDCFSLGWPMRDDGDFFKSTRDMAQGKKGSLRKAGNTGKSNFTETRTFWHIYHSFDRLWTFYLLALQAMIILAFKRVELREILNKDVLYSLSSIFITAAFLRLLQSLLDVILNFPGFHRWKFTEILRNILKIVVSLAWCVVLPLCYAQSVSFAPGMLKQWLSFLPRVKGVPPLYILAVALYLLPNVLAAIMFSFPMLRRWIENSDWHIIRLLLWWSQPRIYVGRGMHESQISLIKYTIFWLLLFCCKFAFSYFLQVKLLVKPTNAIMSIRHVKYKWHEFFPDAEHNYGAVVSLWLPVILVYFMDTQIWYAIFSTICGGVIGAFDRLGEIRTLGMLRSRFQSLPGAFNTYLVPSDKTRRRGFSLSKRFAEVTAARRTEAAKFSQLWNEIISSFREEDLISDREMDLLLVPYTSDPSLKLIQWPPFLLASKIPIALDMAAQFRTKDSDLWKRICADEYMKCAVIECYESFKHVLHTLVIGENEKRIIGIIIKEVESNISKNSFLSNFRMAPLPALCSKFVELVGILKDADPSKRDTVVLLLQDMLEVTTRDMMQNENRELVELGHTNKESGRQLFAGTDAKPAILFPPVATAQWDEQIRRLHLLLTVKESAMDVPINLEARRRIAFFSNSLFMDMPRAPRVRNMLSFSVLTPYYSEETVYSKNDLEMENEDGISVVYYLQKIFPDEWTNFLERLGCKDETAVLESDENILQLRHWVSLRGQTLFRTVRGMMYYRRALKLQAFLDMATEKEILEGYKAISEPTEEDKKSQRSLYAQLEAVADLKFTYVATCQNYGNQKRSGDRRATDILNLMVNNPSLRVAYIDEVEEREGGKVHKVFYSVLIKAVENLDQEIYRVKLPGPAKIGEGKPENQNHALIFTRGEALQAIDMNQDHYLEEALKMRNLLEEFNEDHGVRAPTILGFREHIFTGSVSSLAWFMSNQETSFVTIGQRVLASPLKVRFHYGHPDVFDRIFHITRGGISKASRGINLSEDIFAGFNSTLRRGNITHHEYIQVGKGRDVGLNQISLFEAKVACGNGEQTLSRDLYRLGHRFDFFRMMSCYFTTVGFYISSMIVVLTVYAFLYGRLYLSLSGVEEAIVKYAAAKGDSSLKAAMASQSVVQLGMLMTLPMIMEIGLERGFRTALCDLIIMQLQLAPVFFTFSLGTKVHYYGRTILHGGAKYRATGRGFVVRHEKFAENYRMYSRSHFVKGMELMVLLICYRLYGKATEDSVAYMLVLGSTWFLVASWLFSPFLFNPSGFEWQKIVDDWDDWNKWISSRGGIGVPAVKSWESWWEEEQEHLLHSGFFGKFWEIFLSLRYFIYQYGIVYHLNLTKESRLGKQQSLIVYGLSWLVIVAVMIVLKIVSMGRKKFSADFQLMFRLLKLFLFIGSVVIVGMLFHFLKLTVGDILQSFLAFLPTGWALLQISQVGRTLMKAVGMWGSVKALARGYEYIMGVVIFMPVTILAWFPFVSEFQTRLLFNQAFSRGLQIQRILAGGKKQK; encoded by the exons ATGGCTCAGAGCAGTACATCTCATGACTCTGGCCCTCAGGGGCTGATGAGGCGGCCATCTCGTAGTGCCGCCACTACTATGTCCATCGAAGTGTTTGACCATGAGGTTGTTCCAGCCTCCCTTGGCACCATTGCCCCCATTCTTCGTGTTGCTGCTGAGATTGAACATGAGCGACCTCGCGTTGCCTACCTCT GTCGGTTTTATGCGTTCGAGAAAGCTCATAGATTGGATCCAAGCTCCAGCGGCCGTGGTGTTAGGCAGTTCAAGACACTTCTCTTCCAACGATTAGAAAGG GACAATGCTTCGAGTCTTGCTTCTAGGGTGAAGAAAACCGATGGACGGGAAGTTGAGAGCTACTATCAACAATATTATGAGCACTATGTCAGGGCACTTGACCAAGGGGATCAAGCAGACAG AGCTCAGCTTGGTAAAGCATACCAGACTGCCGGAGTGCTCTTTGAAGTGCTCATGGCAGTAAACAAGAGCGAAAAAGTTGAAGCAGTAGCTCCTGAG ATTATTGCAGCAGCTAGAGATGTTCAAGAAAAGAATGAAATTTATGCACCGTACAACATTCTTCCACTGGATTCTGCTGGAGCCTCGCAGTCTGTAATGCAGCTTGAGGAG GTCAAAGCCGCTGTAGCTGCCTTGGGGAACACTCGTGGATTGAACTGGCCATCTGGATTTGAGCAGCACAAAAAGAAATCCGGAAATCTGGATCTTCTTGATTGGTTAAGAGCTATGTTTGGATTCCAG AGAGACAATGTCAGGAACCAGAGGGAGCATCTGGTTTGTTTACTTGCTGATAATCATATAAGGTTGACTCCCAGGCCAGAGCCTCTGAATAAG CTGGACGATAGAGCCGTTGATGCCGTCAAGACAAAGCTCTTTAAGAACTACAAGAACTGGTGCAAGTTTTTAGGACGTAAACATAGTTTAAG GCTTCCTCAAGGTGCTGAAGATATACAACAGCGGAAGATACTGTATATGGGTTTGTATCTACTCATTTGGGGTGAAGCTGCAAATATTCGCTTCATGCCAGAATGCTTATGCTATATTTTCCACAAT ATGGCTTATGAACTTCATGGTCTCTTGGCTGGAAATGTCAGCATCGTTACTGGAGAAAACATTAAGCCTTCTTACGGTGGAGATGATGAGGCATTTCTACGGAAGGTCATTACACCAATCTACCGAGTAGTTGAAAAG GAAGCAAGTAAGAGTGCCAATGGCAAGGCTGCTCACTCAGATTGGTCCAACTATGATGATCTCAATGAATATTTCTG GTCTCCGGATTGTTTCTCTCTGGGCTGGCCAATGCGTGATGATGGAGACTTTTTCAAATCAACGCGTGATATGGCACAA GGGAAGAAAGGGTCTTTAAGAAAAGCGGGAAACACAGGCAAATCAAATTTCACCGAGACTCGAACATTTTGGCACATATATCACAGTTTTGACCGACTCTGGACATTCTATTTGTTAGCACTCCAA GCCATGATCATTCTTGCATTTAAACGAGTGGAGCTGAGGGAAATCTTAAACAAGGATGTTTTATATTCTCTCTCCAGTATCTTCATTACAGCAGCTTTTCTACGCTTGCTTCAGA GTCTCTTGGACGTTATCTTAAACTTCCCGGGTTTCCACAGGTGGAAATTTACTgaaattttgagaaatattctCAAGATCGTTGTAAGTCTCGCTTGGTGTGTGGTATTGCCGCTTTGCTATGCCCAGTCCGTTTCTTTTGCTCCTGGGATGCTGAAGCAATGGCTATCCTTCCTTCCACGAGTTAAAGGGGTTCCCCCGCTCTATATCTTGGCTGTCGCTCTTTATTTGCTCCCAAATGTGCTGGCGGCTATCATGTTCAGTTTCCCTATGCTTCGACGCTGGATTGAGAATTCAGACTGGCATATAATTCGATTGCTTTTGTGGTGGTCACAG cCAAGAATTTACGTTGGAAGGGGGATGCATGAAAGTCAAATTTCACTCATAAA GTATACGATTTTCTGGCTGTTGCTTTTCTGCTGCAAATTCGCATTTAGCTACTTTCTACAGGTGAAACTTTTGGTGAAGCCAACAAATGCAATTATGAGCATTCGCCATGTGAAGTACAAATGGCATGAGTTTTTCCCCGATG CTGAGCACAACTATGGAGCAGTGGTGTCGCTGTGGTTACCTGtgattttg GTTTATTTTATGGACACTCAAATTTGGTATGCTATCTTCTCCACTATATGTGGTGGTGTCATTGGGGCCTTTGATAGATTGGGAGAG ATACGAACGCTTGGAATGCTAAGGTCCAGGTTCCAATCATTGCCTGGTGCATTTAACACGTATCTTGTTCCTTCTGATAAAACAAGGAGAAGAGGGTTTTCCCTATCGAAAAGATTTGCAGAG GTCACAGCAGCAAGAAGAACTGAAGCGGCAAAATTTTCCCAACTCTGGAATGAAATAATTAGCAGCTTCCGAGAGGAAGATCTCATCAGTGACAG GGAGATGGATCTGTTGCTTGTTCCTTATACTTCAGATCCTAGTTTGAAACTAATTCAATGGCCACCATTTTTGCTTGCAAGCAAG ATACCCATAGCATTGGATATGGCAGCTCAGTTTCGAACAAAAGACTCTGACCTCTGGAAGCGCATATGTGCAGACGAATACATGAAATGTGCTGTTATTGAATGCTACGAATCTTTCAAACATGTCTTGCATACTTTGGTAATTGGGGAGAATGAGAAAAG GATCATTGGTATCATCATCAAAGAGGTGGAGAGCAACATATCAAAGAATTCCTTCCTTTCGAATTTCAGAATGGCTCCTTTGCCTGCTCTTTGCAGTAAATTTGTCGAGCTTGTCGGAATCTTG AAAGATGCGGATCCATCCAAAAGAGACACAGTGGTGCTGTTGCTGCAAGATATGTTGGAAGTCACTACCCGAGATATGATGCAAAATGAAAACCG TGAATTGGTAGAACTTGGGCATACTAACAAGGAATCCGGAAGGCAACTTTTTGCTGGTACTGACGCAAAACCTGCTATATTATTTCCTCCAGTGGCAACAGCTCAATGGGATGAACAG ATAAGACGCCTTCATTTACTCTTGACTGTAAAAGAATCTGCAATGGATGTTCCCATAAACCTTGAAGCGCGAAGAAGGATTGCCTTCTTCTCAAATTCACTGTTTATGGATATGCCTCGAGCTCCTCGTGTCAGAAATATGCTTTCCTTTAG TGTTCTAACTCCGTACTATAGTGAAGAGACTGTCTACTCTAAGAACGACCTGGAAATGGAGAATGAAGATGGTATATCAGTTGTATACTATTTGCAGAAGATCTTCCCAG ATGAGTGGACCAACTTCTTGGAGCGTCTTGGTTGTAAAGATGAAACTGCGGTTTTGGAGAGTGACGAAAATATATTGCAGCTTCGCCATTGGGTTTCTCTAAGGGGGCAGACTCTGTTTAGAACAG TTAGAGGCATGATGTATTATAGGCGGGCATTGAAGCTTCAGGCTTTTCTTGACATGGCTACTGAAAAAG AAATATTAGAAGGGTACAAAGCCATTTCAGAGCCAACTGAGGAGGACAAGAAAAGTCAGAGATCATTGTACGCTCAGTTAGAGGCAGTAGCAGATCTCAAATTTACTTACGTTGCTACTTGCCAGAACTATGGAAATCAGAAGCGAAGTGGAGACCGGAGAGCTACTGACATCCTTAATCTAATGGTTAA CAATCCCTCTCTCCGTGTGGCATACATTGATGAGGTTGAGGAACGTGAAGGGGGAAAAGTGCACAAAGTGTTCTATTCGGTGCTTATCAAGGCTGTTGAGAATCTTGATCAG GAAATATATCGGGTAAAATTGCCTGGTCCAGCAAAAATAGGAGAAGGAAAACCCGAAAATCAGAATCATGCTCTCATCTTTACAAGAGGAGAAGCTCTCCAGGCTATTGACATGAATCAG GACCATTACCTGGAAGAAGCATTGAAAATGAGGAACCTGCTCGAAGAGTTCAATGAAGACCATGGAGTTCGTGCACCCACTATTCTTGGTTTCAGAGAACATATTTTTACTGGCAG TGTTTCTTCTCTAGCATGGTTCATGTCGAACCAAGAGACAAGCTTTGTGACCATTGGTCAGCGAGTCCTCGCAAGTCCTCTGAA GGTCCGGTTTCACTATGGTCACCCTGATGTCTTTGATAGAATCTTCCACATCACTCGTGGTGGCATCAGCAAAGCATCACGCGGCATAAATCTTAGCGAGGACATCTTTGCTG GTTTCAACTCAACTCTGAGGCGTGGTAATATCACTCATCATGAGTACATCCAAGTAGGGAAAGGAAGAGATGTTGGACTGAACCAGATATCCCTCTTTGAAGCCAAGGTTGCTTGTGGTAACGGGGAGCAAACATTGAGTAGAGATCTCTACAGACTTGGGCATCGCTTCGATTTCTTCCGTATGATGTCCTGCTACTTCACAACCGTAGGCTTTTACATCAGCTCGATG ATTGTTGTTCTCACAGtttatgcattcttgtatgGAAGACTTTATCTGTCACTGAGTGGAGTGGAAGAGGCAATAGTTAAGTATGCAGCGGCTAAAGGAGACAGTTCACTCAAGGCAGCGATGGCCTCACAGTCCGTTGTGCAACTGGGTATGCTTATGACACTTCCAATGATAATGGAGATTGGGCTAGAGAGAGGATTCAGAACTGCACTGTGCGACCTAATCATAATGCAGCTTCAGTTAGCGCCTGTCTTCTTTACCTTCTCGCTTGGTACAAAGGTCCATTACTACGGACGAACCATACTACACGGAGGAGCCAAGTACAGAGCAACAGGTCGTGGCTTTGTGGTGAGGCACGAGAAGTTTGCGGAGAATTACAGGATGTACTCGAGAAGCCACTTCGTGAAAGGAATGGAGTTGATGGTTCTTCTGATATGCTACAGGCTGTATGGTAAAGCAACAGAGGACTCAGTAGCGTACATGCTTGTTCTGGGATCAACTTGGTTCCTGGTTGCTTCCTGGCTGTTCTCTCCGTTCCTTTTCAACCCCTCGGGATTCGAGTGGCAGAAGATAGTAGATGACTGGGATGATTGGAACAAATGGATAAGCAGCAGAGGAGGCATTGGAGTGCCAGCAGTCAAAAGCTGGGAATCCTGGTGGGAAGAAGAGCAAGAACATTTGCTTCACTCTGGCTTTTTCGGAAAGTTCTGGGAGATCTTCCTCTCCCTCCGCTACTTCATCTACCAATACGGAATTGTCTACCACTTGAACTTAACCAAAGAGAGTAGACTCGGAAAACAGCAAAGCCTCATAGTCTACGGACTCTCATGGCTGGTGATCGTTGCAGTGATGATCGTACTCAAGATAGTGTCGATGGGGAGAAAGAAGTTTAGCGCGGATTTCCAGCTGATGTTCAGATTGCTCAAGCTATTTCTCTTCATAGGATCGGTGGTGATAGTTGGAATGCTATTCCACTTCCTGAAACTGACGGTTGGAGATATACTGCAGAGCTTCTTAGCGTTTCTACCAACGGGATGGGCTCTGCTTCAGATCTCGCAGGTGGGAAGAACACTGATGAAGGCTGTAGGAATGTGGGGTTCGGTCAAGGCATTGGCTCGAGGGTATGAGTACATTATGGGGGTTGTCATCTTCATGCCAGTCACGATTCTCGCCTGGTTCCCCTTCGTCTCCGAATTTCAGACTAGACTTCTTTTCAACCAAGCATTTAGCCGTGGCCTTCAGATTCAACGTATCCTTGCTGGTGGTAAGAAACAGAAGTGA